Proteins from one Elgaria multicarinata webbii isolate HBS135686 ecotype San Diego chromosome 3, rElgMul1.1.pri, whole genome shotgun sequence genomic window:
- the LOC134396706 gene encoding protein PET100 homolog, mitochondrial yields MGVKLEVFRMMLYLSFPVAVFWVSNQAEYFEEHVIKRKREIYPPEDDSQRKELEDFKVRIRKKQEERLL; encoded by the exons ATGGGAGTGAAGCTGGAGGTGTTCCGG ATGATGCTGTATCTGTCTTTCCCTGTTGCTGTGTTCTGGGTTTCAAACCAGGCAGAGTACTTTGAAGAACATGTAATCAAGCGGAAG AGAGAGATCTATCCACCAGAAGATGATTCTCAG AGGAAAGAGCTGGAGGACTTCAAAGTGCGAATaaggaagaagcaggaggagCGGCTGCTGTAG